The genomic segment TCGACGCCGGCACCTTCGACAGCGCGTAGTACCAGATGAGGTAGGCCACCACCGACGTCAGCAGCCCCAGGTACACGATGGAGCCCTTCGCCACGGTGCTCGCCGCCAGCACCGCGTCGGGCTTCGCCACGAACGGCGCCAGCGGCAGCATCAGCAGCGTGGACGCCACCATGCTCCACGCCGTCGCTCGCACCGGCCCATGAATGGACACGAACGGCTTGCCCTCCGTCGTGTACACCACCCACGCCGCCACCGCGCCCAGGATGAGCAGGTCCCCCACCAGCGAGCCGCTCGCCTCCGCCAGCCCGCGCCCCAAGAGCAGCACCACCACGCCCGCGAACGCCGTGCCGATGCCCGCCATCGCCCGCACCGAGGCCCGCTCGTGCCCTCGCGCCAGGCTCAGCAGGTACACGCCCAGCGGCGTCAGCGCATACAGCAGCGCCGCGTGCGCCGCCGTGGACTGCGACAGGCCATAGAAGAAGAACCCCTGGTTCACCGGCCCCGCCAGCAGCCCCAGGAACAGCACCCGCTTCCACTCGTTGCGCGGCGGCAGCGTGGGCCCCGGCGTCAGCCACAGCAGCACCACGAACACCGAGCCGCTCAGCAGGAAGCGCCACATGACCACCGTGAGCGGCGGCAGCTCCGTCATGGCCCGCTTGCCCGCGAGGTACGTGCCGGCACTGATGAGGACCTGCACGCACATCAACGCGTACACGGTGCCCAGCGAAGAGGCGGCTGTCGAAGAAGTCAGGGGTCGAGCTGGCGAAGCGCCCATTGCGCCGCAGTACGTACCAATTCACTCGAATCGCCGCAGAGCTTTTCGAGCAGGTACCGCGCGTCCGCCTGCTTCGCGACGCCCAGCGCATACACCGCGTTGCGCCGCAGCCCGTCGTACCGTGCGCGTGCCAGCGCTGTACCGGAGACCAGCGATTCGTACTGTGCTGGTGTCAGCCCCGCGAGCTCCAGCGTGCCCAGCTCCGCCACGGCTCGCGGCGCGAAGCGCGGATTTTCCGCGAACACCGGCTTCCGGTTGAGCGGGCACACCTGCTGGCAGATGTCGCAGCCGAAGATGAGGTTGTCGAACTTGAACCGGAACGCCTCGGGCACCTCGCGGTCGCGGTTCTCAATCGTCTGGTAGGAGAGGCACGCCCCCGCGTTCACCTGGCCGTTGCCCACCAGCGCGCCCGTGGGACACGCCATCAGGCAGCGCCGGCACGGGCCGCACCGGTCCGCCGCCGGCCCCTGCCAGTACGCGTCCACCTCCGCGTCCAGGATGAGCGTGGCCAGCAGCACCCACGAGCCGAAGGGCTCGGTGATGAAGCACCCGTTCTTCCCCACGTAGCCCAGCCCCGCGCGCGCCGCCCAGACCTTCTCCATCAGCGGGCCGCTGTCCACGCTGCCGTAGGTGCCCAGGCCGGGGTGGCGCGCGGTGAGCGTCTTGCGGAACGCCTTCATCCGGTCCCGCAGCGTGGAGTGGTAGTCGCGGCCGCGCGCGTAGCGGGCAATGGGCGAGCCCTGCGTCTGCTCATCGTCCCGCCAGTAGTTGTTCACGAAGGAGATGACCGTCTTCGCGCCAGGGAGCAGCGTCGCCACGTCCAGGCGCTCGGCGGCCCGCTCTCCCATCCAGTCCATGTCCGCCGCGTAGCCGGCCTCCAGCCACTCCATGAGGAAGGCGGGGGGGATGGGCTCCGCGCGCGAGAAGCCCACCAGGTCGAAGCCGACCGTACGGGCAAGCTCGCGGAGCTCGGAGGTGGGGAGCATGTTCATGCGTCGTCGCCTGCGGCTACTTCGTGGGCTTCTCCGGAATCCACTTCACGTCCTGCACGCCCGCCCGGTGGTTGGCCAGCCGCGCCATGACGAAGAGCAAGTCGGAGAGCCGATTCAGGTAGACCACCACGGCCTGCGGAATCTTCCCCTCGCGCAGCAGCGGCACGGTGCGCCGCTCCGCGCGCCGGCACACGGTGCGCGCCAGGTGCAGCGCGGCGGCGGCCTGCGTGCCTCCCGGCAGGACGAAGTGGGTCATCTTCGGCAGCTCCTCCTCGAAGCGGTCGATGGCGTGCTCCATGTCCTCCGCCCACTCCGCCTTCAGCTCGGGAATGTACGAGGACGCCTTCGTCCCCGTGGGCGTGGCCAGCACCGCGCCCAGCGTGAAGAGCTGGTCCTGCAGGCGCAGCAGCAGCGCGTCCATGTCCGTGGGCATGGGAAAGCCGCGCGCGAGGCCAATCGTCGCGTTCAGCTCGTCCACCTCGCCGTACGCGTCCACGCGCGCATCGTCCTTCGCGACGCGTCCACCGCCGAACAGACCGGTCTCCCCGGCGTCCCCGCTCTTCGTGTAGATCTTCATGGCCCCGGCTTCTAACGGTGCGAAGCGAGTGGAGTCCACGGGAAGGAGCACGCGGGGCTACATGGCTGTGCGGCGCTGTACGCGGGGCGTCCTGACGACAGTCGCACAGTCCGCACTTGGCAACGCGTGGAAGGCGATCGTACATGGCTCCATGCAGCCCTATCTGTCACTGCTCGAGCACGTCCTCGCCCACGGGACGAAGAAGGGCGACCGTACCGGCACGGGCACGCTCAGCGTCTTCGGCCATCAGCTGCGGTTCGACCTCACGCAGGGCTTTCCGCTCGTCACCACGAAGAAGCTCCACGTGAAGTCCATCCTCCACGAGCTGCTGTGGATGCTCGCGGGCGACACCAGCGTGCGCACCCTCCAGGCCCAGGGCGTCACCATCTGGGACGAGTGGGCCAACGCCGACGGCAGCCTGGGCCCCGTCTATGGCCACCAGTGGCGCTCGTGGACGGCGCCGAACGGCGAGCACATCGACCAGATGAAGGTGCTGGTGGAGGGGCTGAAGAAGAACCCCGACTCGCGCCGGCACATCGTCAGCGCGTGGAACGTGGCGGACCTGCCCGGCATGAAGCTGCCGCCCTGCCACGTGCTCTTCCAGTTCTACGTGGCCGACGGGCGCCTGTCCTGCCAGCTCTACCAGCGCAGCGCGGACCTCTTCCTGGGCCTGCCGTTCAACATCGCGTCGTACTCGCTGCTGACGATGATGGTGGCGCAGGTGACGGGCCTGAAGGCCCACGAGTTCATCCACACCATCGGCGATGCGCACCTGTACCTCAACCACGTGGAGCAGGCGAAGCAGCAGCTCGCGCGCGAGCCCCGGCCCCTGCCGCGCATGCGCATCAACCCGGAGGTGAAGGACCTCTTCACCTTCAAGTACGAGGACTTCACGCTCGAGGGCTACGAGCCGCACCCCGCCATCAAGGCGCCCGTGGCCGTATGAAGCTGTCCGCCATCGTCGCCATGGCGTCCAACCGCGTCATCGGTGCCGGCAATGCACTGCCGTGGCGCCTGCCCGCGGACCTGGCCCGCTTCAAGCGCCTCACCATGGGCCACACGCTGGTCATGGGCCGCAAGACGTACGAGTCCATCGGCCGCCCGCTCCCGGGCCGCACCTTCATCGTCGTCACCCGGCAGCGGGACTTCGCGCCCGCGGGCGTGCAGGTGGCGCACTCGGTGGATGCCGCGCTGGAGCAGGCCCGCGCGCGCGGTGACGACGAGGTGTTCATCGCCGGCGGCGCGGAGCTCTACGCCCAGACGCTGGAGCGCTGGAGCCGGCTCTACCTCACGCGCATCGCCCGCGACTTCCCCGGCGACACCCTCTTCCCCGA from the Pyxidicoccus xibeiensis genome contains:
- a CDS encoding DMT family transporter, translating into MCVQVLISAGTYLAGKRAMTELPPLTVVMWRFLLSGSVFVVLLWLTPGPTLPPRNEWKRVLFLGLLAGPVNQGFFFYGLSQSTAAHAALLYALTPLGVYLLSLARGHERASVRAMAGIGTAFAGVVVLLLGRGLAEASGSLVGDLLILGAVAAWVVYTTEGKPFVSIHGPVRATAWSMVASTLLMLPLAPFVAKPDAVLAASTVAKGSIVYLGLLTSVVAYLIWYYALSKVPASKVAIFSNLQPAATAVAAWALLDESLHWAIAVGGVLVLLGVRLTQGAHVRPPPAEPVHPEPGRQAA
- the queG gene encoding tRNA epoxyqueuosine(34) reductase QueG; the encoded protein is MNMLPTSELRELARTVGFDLVGFSRAEPIPPAFLMEWLEAGYAADMDWMGERAAERLDVATLLPGAKTVISFVNNYWRDDEQTQGSPIARYARGRDYHSTLRDRMKAFRKTLTARHPGLGTYGSVDSGPLMEKVWAARAGLGYVGKNGCFITEPFGSWVLLATLILDAEVDAYWQGPAADRCGPCRRCLMACPTGALVGNGQVNAGACLSYQTIENRDREVPEAFRFKFDNLIFGCDICQQVCPLNRKPVFAENPRFAPRAVAELGTLELAGLTPAQYESLVSGTALARARYDGLRRNAVYALGVAKQADARYLLEKLCGDSSELVRTAAQWALRQLDP
- a CDS encoding cob(I)yrinic acid a,c-diamide adenosyltransferase, with the protein product MKIYTKSGDAGETGLFGGGRVAKDDARVDAYGEVDELNATIGLARGFPMPTDMDALLLRLQDQLFTLGAVLATPTGTKASSYIPELKAEWAEDMEHAIDRFEEELPKMTHFVLPGGTQAAAALHLARTVCRRAERRTVPLLREGKIPQAVVVYLNRLSDLLFVMARLANHRAGVQDVKWIPEKPTK
- a CDS encoding thymidylate synthase, which encodes MQPYLSLLEHVLAHGTKKGDRTGTGTLSVFGHQLRFDLTQGFPLVTTKKLHVKSILHELLWMLAGDTSVRTLQAQGVTIWDEWANADGSLGPVYGHQWRSWTAPNGEHIDQMKVLVEGLKKNPDSRRHIVSAWNVADLPGMKLPPCHVLFQFYVADGRLSCQLYQRSADLFLGLPFNIASYSLLTMMVAQVTGLKAHEFIHTIGDAHLYLNHVEQAKQQLAREPRPLPRMRINPEVKDLFTFKYEDFTLEGYEPHPAIKAPVAV
- a CDS encoding dihydrofolate reductase, translating into MKLSAIVAMASNRVIGAGNALPWRLPADLARFKRLTMGHTLVMGRKTYESIGRPLPGRTFIVVTRQRDFAPAGVQVAHSVDAALEQARARGDDEVFIAGGAELYAQTLERWSRLYLTRIARDFPGDTLFPEVDLSGWRLIVEEQHPEAEPPFAFLTYERDSHL